A genomic stretch from Prochlorococcus marinus str. MIT 9312 includes:
- the cysS gene encoding cysteine--tRNA ligase gives MIKLFNTLSKRVEVFKPIDDVVKIYCCGVTVYDLCHLGHARSYIAWDVLRRFLIYSDFKVKYVQNFTDIDDKILKRAKEESSSMKEVSEKNIIEFHKDMDSLGIMRPDSMPRATNHICNICSFITILEDKGYAYSRDGDVYYSVFKNKNYGKLSNQNIQEQNINKQGRMANEENNKKQNPQDFALWKKAKNDEPFFDSPWGRGRPGWHIECSAMVKDELGDTIDIHLGGSDLIFPHHENEIAQSEAANGKKLANYWLHNGMVNVNGQKMSKSLKNFKTIRELIKSGISPMTLRYFVMTVNYRKPLDFTEEALRSAAEAWKNINLALSFMDLTKGAFRSIDKNESIEEEYKEKLSFELSQKKLKFSEALGNDLNTAGAIAIIYDLAKPLKNFLNQFQRIEGLKIDLNEKFFLLENFKTLEKLTEVLGLKKEVLVKERKITEEEISSLINERLKAKKGKNYAKADEIRNLLKEKGIELIDQSKEITTWIRV, from the coding sequence ATGATCAAACTTTTTAATACTTTAAGCAAAAGAGTTGAGGTTTTTAAACCTATTGATGATGTAGTAAAAATCTATTGTTGTGGAGTAACTGTTTATGACTTATGTCATCTTGGTCATGCCAGAAGTTATATAGCTTGGGATGTATTGAGAAGATTTTTAATTTACAGTGATTTCAAAGTGAAGTATGTTCAAAATTTTACAGATATTGATGACAAAATCTTAAAAAGAGCGAAAGAAGAAAGTAGTTCAATGAAGGAAGTATCTGAAAAGAATATTATTGAATTTCATAAGGATATGGATTCTTTAGGGATAATGCGTCCGGATAGTATGCCAAGAGCAACGAATCATATATGCAATATCTGCTCCTTCATAACAATCCTTGAGGACAAAGGTTATGCATACTCTAGGGATGGAGATGTTTATTATTCTGTTTTTAAAAATAAAAATTATGGAAAGCTAAGTAATCAAAATATACAAGAACAAAATATCAATAAGCAAGGAAGAATGGCTAATGAGGAAAATAATAAAAAACAAAATCCGCAAGATTTTGCACTATGGAAAAAAGCCAAAAATGATGAACCATTTTTTGATTCGCCATGGGGTAGAGGTAGGCCAGGATGGCATATTGAATGTTCGGCGATGGTTAAAGATGAATTAGGAGATACTATTGATATCCATTTAGGTGGTTCTGATTTAATTTTTCCACATCATGAGAATGAAATCGCCCAATCAGAAGCAGCCAATGGCAAAAAGCTAGCGAACTATTGGTTACATAATGGGATGGTCAATGTAAATGGACAAAAGATGAGTAAATCCCTTAAAAATTTTAAAACTATCAGAGAGCTAATTAAGTCAGGTATAAGCCCTATGACTTTGCGATATTTTGTTATGACTGTGAATTATAGAAAACCACTTGATTTTACTGAAGAAGCTTTAAGGAGTGCTGCAGAAGCTTGGAAAAACATTAATCTAGCCCTTTCTTTTATGGACCTTACAAAAGGTGCTTTTAGATCTATTGATAAAAATGAATCTATCGAAGAGGAATATAAAGAGAAATTAAGTTTTGAATTATCTCAAAAAAAGCTTAAATTTTCTGAAGCTCTAGGAAATGACCTTAATACAGCAGGTGCTATTGCAATTATTTACGATTTAGCCAAACCATTAAAAAACTTTTTAAACCAATTTCAAAGGATTGAAGGTTTAAAAATAGACCTAAATGAAAAATTCTTTCTACTTGAGAATTTTAAAACTCTTGAAAAGTTGACTGAGGTACTTGGTCTTAAAAAAGAGGTTTTAGTAAAAGAAAGGAAAATAACAGAAGAAGAAATATCATCGCTTATTAATGAAAGATTGAAAGCAAAAAAGGGAAAGAATTATGCGAAGGCTGATGAAATCAGGAATTTGTTAAAAGAAAAAGGTATTGAACTT